The proteins below are encoded in one region of Fibrella aestuarina BUZ 2:
- a CDS encoding LysE family translocator, producing MILPVLLGFLTGVALCLTFGTVFFALIQNSVDNGYKAGLTITAGVVLGDLIYVTFALLGTSMIPHSEELEPVLAFIGVVFLIVLGLFNIIKGTPRIAYPKTKLGNYAYYFTTGFLLNALNPINFVSWVTIAAYLRHSLRYTANQQVVFMAFALVGVAVAEASLAIFAHKLKRLFTPKVALAFNRVTGVVFIVVALRLAWVKLLS from the coding sequence ATGATTCTTCCTGTTCTTCTAGGCTTTCTGACGGGCGTTGCCCTGTGCCTCACCTTCGGTACGGTGTTCTTTGCTCTGATTCAGAACAGCGTCGATAACGGCTACAAAGCCGGACTGACCATCACGGCCGGCGTCGTGCTGGGCGATCTGATTTACGTTACGTTTGCGTTGCTGGGTACGTCGATGATTCCCCATTCGGAGGAATTGGAGCCGGTTCTGGCGTTCATCGGGGTCGTTTTTCTGATCGTGCTGGGGCTGTTCAACATCATCAAGGGCACCCCGCGCATTGCGTATCCCAAAACCAAACTGGGCAACTACGCCTATTATTTCACAACGGGTTTTCTGCTCAATGCGCTGAACCCCATCAACTTCGTGTCGTGGGTGACTATCGCGGCCTATCTCCGGCATTCGTTGCGCTATACGGCCAATCAGCAGGTGGTCTTCATGGCGTTTGCGCTGGTAGGCGTGGCCGTTGCCGAAGCCTCGCTGGCCATTTTCGCGCATAAACTGAAGCGCTTGTTTACCCCCAAGGTTGCCTTGGCCTTCAACCGCGTCACCGGTGTCGTATTCATCGTCGTGGCCCTGCGCCTGGCCTGGGTCAAATTGCTGAGTTAG
- a CDS encoding NUDIX domain-containing protein, with translation MNTTENPWKTLDSTVRYENNWLTLRHENVLTPAGTPGIYGVVSFKNKAVGVIPIDADGNTYLVGQYRYTLEEYTWELPEGGSPVGTDPLESAQRELREETGLIAAKWTKLARIHTSNSATDEEGFIYIAEELTPGPHAPEETEDLQVQKVPLTEAINMVMDGRITDSISMAGLLMVARLRGV, from the coding sequence ATGAACACAACAGAAAACCCCTGGAAAACACTCGATTCAACCGTTCGATACGAGAACAATTGGCTCACCCTCAGGCACGAAAACGTGTTGACGCCTGCCGGAACGCCGGGTATTTATGGGGTGGTTAGTTTTAAGAACAAAGCCGTTGGGGTGATTCCCATTGATGCCGACGGAAACACGTACCTGGTTGGCCAGTATCGGTACACGCTTGAGGAATACACCTGGGAACTCCCCGAAGGTGGCTCACCCGTCGGGACCGATCCGCTGGAGTCGGCCCAGCGTGAACTGCGCGAGGAAACGGGCCTGATCGCGGCCAAATGGACCAAACTGGCCCGTATTCATACCTCCAATTCGGCCACCGATGAAGAAGGCTTTATCTACATTGCCGAAGAGCTCACCCCCGGCCCCCACGCCCCCGAGGAAACCGAAGACCTGCAGGTGCAGAAGGTGCCGCTGACGGAGGCCATCAACATGGTGATGGACGGCCGCATCACCGACTCAATCAGCATGGCCGGGTTACTGATGGTAGCACGGTTGCGCGGCGTTTAA
- a CDS encoding TIM barrel protein has translation MTNYSTRRTFLKAAGSLSAMAFLPTWAEATSAPQKTFFDISLAEWSLHKALFAKKITNLDFPGIARKEFGIGIVEYVNQFMKDKATDTAYLNELLMRCKDNGIKNNLIMIDGEGALAELDATKRNQAVENHKKWVDCAKYLGCKTIRVNAQGSGEAAEVAKAAVEGLSKLGEIGKAAGINIIVENHGGLSSNGAWLSGVMKSVGMKNVGTLPDFGNFCLKRGKDGCEESYDRYLGTQQLMAFAKGASAKTYDFDAQGNCVETDYARIMQILKDAKFKGIVGIEYEGDKVDEYEGIRKTKALLERLG, from the coding sequence ATGACTAACTACTCGACACGTCGCACCTTTCTGAAGGCCGCCGGTTCGCTTTCCGCCATGGCGTTCCTGCCCACCTGGGCCGAAGCCACTTCAGCGCCTCAGAAAACTTTCTTCGATATTTCGCTGGCCGAATGGTCGTTGCACAAGGCCCTGTTCGCCAAAAAAATTACCAACCTCGATTTCCCTGGCATCGCCCGCAAGGAGTTCGGGATTGGCATTGTGGAGTACGTCAATCAGTTTATGAAAGACAAAGCCACCGATACGGCCTACCTGAATGAGCTGCTGATGCGCTGCAAAGACAACGGCATCAAGAACAACCTGATCATGATCGATGGCGAAGGAGCCTTGGCCGAACTCGACGCGACCAAACGCAATCAGGCAGTTGAGAATCACAAGAAGTGGGTCGATTGCGCCAAATACCTCGGTTGCAAAACCATCCGCGTCAATGCGCAGGGTAGTGGCGAAGCGGCCGAGGTGGCCAAAGCCGCTGTCGAGGGGCTAAGCAAACTGGGCGAAATTGGCAAGGCGGCGGGTATCAACATCATCGTCGAAAACCACGGCGGTCTGTCGTCCAACGGGGCGTGGCTGTCGGGCGTGATGAAATCCGTCGGTATGAAGAATGTGGGTACGTTGCCCGATTTCGGCAACTTCTGCCTTAAGCGGGGCAAAGACGGCTGTGAAGAGTCGTATGACCGCTACCTGGGTACGCAGCAGCTAATGGCGTTTGCCAAGGGCGCTTCGGCCAAAACGTATGATTTCGACGCGCAGGGTAACTGCGTCGAAACGGATTACGCCCGCATCATGCAGATTCTGAAAGACGCCAAGTTCAAAGGCATCGTCGGCATCGAATACGAAGGCGATAAAGTCGACGAGTACGAAGGCATCCGCAAAACGAAAGCCCTGCTCGAGCGTCTGGGTTGA
- a CDS encoding cation diffusion facilitator family transporter, whose product MTSIKQTKYRWMALSLGVSVVLLILKFTAFYLTQSTAILTDALESIVNVIASGFALYSLYIAGLPRDQNHPYGHGKVEYLSSGFEGALILSAGLVIIYEAVVSFLEPHALSDLGWGVGLVAFTTAANALLGYALVQQGRKVDSIALLADGRHLLVDSVSSIVVVIGVGLVWFTGWVWLDRALALVLSLFIIYNGWSLVRQSVGRLLDETDAPTIDRVVTLLNTNRRPAWIDVHNLRVQKYGADLHIDCHLTLPYYWDLLQTHEEVHRFEETLQNGFTSEVEIFVHADPCLKECCHYCHVANCPVRAHELVREVVWTAENLPLNQKHFVPA is encoded by the coding sequence ATGACTTCCATTAAACAGACCAAATACCGTTGGATGGCCCTCTCGCTGGGCGTGAGTGTCGTGTTGCTGATCCTTAAGTTCACGGCCTTTTACCTCACGCAGTCGACCGCCATCCTGACCGACGCCCTGGAATCCATCGTCAATGTGATCGCCAGCGGTTTCGCGCTTTACAGTTTGTACATCGCCGGCCTCCCCCGCGATCAGAACCACCCCTACGGCCACGGCAAAGTCGAGTACCTGTCGTCGGGCTTTGAAGGGGCTCTGATTCTGTCGGCCGGGCTGGTGATCATCTACGAGGCGGTCGTCAGCTTTCTGGAACCCCACGCTCTGTCTGATCTGGGCTGGGGTGTGGGGCTGGTGGCGTTTACCACCGCCGCCAACGCCTTGCTGGGCTACGCGCTGGTTCAGCAGGGGCGCAAGGTAGACTCGATCGCCCTGCTGGCCGATGGCCGCCATCTGCTGGTCGACAGCGTCAGTAGTATCGTGGTGGTGATTGGTGTGGGGCTGGTCTGGTTTACCGGCTGGGTCTGGCTCGACCGGGCGCTGGCCCTGGTGCTCTCGCTGTTCATTATTTACAACGGCTGGTCGTTGGTGCGGCAGTCGGTGGGGCGGTTGCTCGATGAAACCGACGCCCCCACCATCGACCGCGTGGTTACCCTGCTGAACACCAACCGGCGCCCCGCCTGGATCGACGTGCATAATCTGCGCGTACAGAAATACGGGGCCGATCTGCACATCGACTGCCACCTGACCCTCCCCTACTACTGGGATCTGCTTCAGACGCACGAAGAAGTGCACCGGTTTGAAGAGACGCTACAGAACGGCTTTACCAGTGAAGTCGAAATCTTCGTTCATGCCGACCCCTGCCTCAAAGAGTGTTGCCACTATTGCCACGTGGCTAACTGCCCCGTCCGGGCCCATGAGCTTGTTCGGGAGGTCGTCTGGACGGCCGAGAACCTGCCCCTCAATCAGAAGCATTTTGTGCCAGCCTGA